CACCAACCTCACCGCCTCAAGTTTGAACTCGCGGCTGAACTTCCTTCTCTGCATTCCCACTCTCCAGTTCCGTCAAACACCTTATCTCGGTGTCCACGAAACCGGCAGCAGGCCAGGTCGGCCGCGGAAACATTGAGTGGGTCGCCGCCTTCCCACGCGTAGGGTTTGTTCGTATCCGGGTGGATTGCGAAGGCGACGAACTGATTCCCTTTTCCCAGGATCTCGATCTGATGCGTGTTTCCGTCCGGCGACTCGTATTTCGCCGAGCTAATTTTGGGAAAGGGAGCGTCGCAGCGGTAGGGGAGCAATACACGCGGCGGCCGACCTGTGCGGCGGCAGGTGACGCCGAGTGCCGCGTCGCACCAGTCAAGCAGGTCGCCGAGAACCGACTCGTCGGAGATGTCGAGATCGATGCCGGGAGTAAGGTCACAACGAATCCCGACCCCGTGCCCGCCGCGGCCGGTTGACTTCCAGTCCTCGACCGTGTGCTCGTCTATCTCAATCTTAGTCCAATTGATCAGATCGGGCCGTTTGGTGCCCGGCTTAATGGGCACCACCGAATAGCCGTTCCTGACGAGCGCCGCCGCTGCAGTGGCGATAGTGTGCGTCGAAGGCCGCGCCTTGCGGATGCTGACGACATTGTCTGTCATAGCCCGCCCTCCGAAACCTGCCTGACTCCCGTCGCATCGTAGTATTCGACGAGGGCTTCGCGCGGGCGGTACTTCCACGCTTCCTCAAGCCAGAAGCGTAGCCTGGTCGATCAGGCGCAAAAAGCGATCGAACAGGGCCTGCCTGCCGGCATCCCGTCTGATGCTATCGCCCAGCTCGCCGCACAGCATGAGGCGAATCTGCTTCGATCGGATGAAAGGCTGAGGCGCAAGGGCGCTGGCCTGGATCTCGCTGCCGGAAAGATGCGGCCTGATGGTCAAGGCATGTCTCAGGACGATATCGGCCTTTATCGTGAGGCCATATCTTACTTGGACAAGCTTTCGCGCGACCAGGCAGCCACCATGCGAGGTGGCGAAGCTTTGCAGTTGAGCGTCGACAAGGCCCTTGCCGACCAAGGGATAGTCCTGTCTCCGGACGATCCCGCGTGGCGGGATTTGGAGCTTGCGTTCATCCGAGCCCAACAGTGCGCCTTGAAGGGTATTAGCGCGCGGCTTGCCGGCGAGGACATCGCAACCCCAGAACTGCCGGTCGCTGGCAGACGGCACACGCTGTCGGAAGCCATGAAGCGATGGGCGGAAGGTGGCGGTCCAAGTGCCCGGCGACCTCGCGAGATTTCTATCGCCGAAGCGCAGAGGGCCGTTCAGCGCTTCATCGAGATGTTCGGCGACTTGGATGTGAGCACGATCACGAAGGCGCACGCACGCCAATATCGCGATGCCATCGCCAAGGTGCCGAAGCGCCTGCCGCACAAGCTGGCAAAGCTTCCGCTTCCAGAACTGCTCAAGCGGGACCTCTCTGCATACGAGCCTCGCAACGCTCAAACCGTGAACAAGAACCTCAATCTGATTTCCGGCATCTTCACGAGTGCGGAAAAGGACGGCCGTTTTGAGCATCTGCCTCAGTGGTCCAATCCGTTCCGGGTAGGATTCGACATCTCGACGATGGATCGGGAGTCCTACGAACCCTTCACGGTCGAGGAACTGAACCGGCTTTTTGCCTCTCCTGTGTACGCAGAAGGCAAACGGCCTGCTGGCGGGCGTGGGGAGGCGGCGCTGCTGGCGCTTTACACCGGCGCGCGGCGCACCGAAATCGCTCAGCCGAAAGTTGGCGACGTGCGTCAGGGTGACGGCATCTGGTTCATCGACTTCAATGACGCTGGCGAGGGCCAAAATCTGAAAGAACCTGTCATCGGCGCGTTTTGTGCCGATCCACGGGCAACTGCTAGGCTTGGGATTCCTCCACT
The window above is part of the Rhizobiaceae bacterium genome. Proteins encoded here:
- a CDS encoding bifunctional DNA primase/polymerase, with the protein product MTDNVVSIRKARPSTHTIATAAAALVRNGYSVVPIKPGTKRPDLINWTKIEIDEHTVEDWKSTGRGGHGVGIRCDLTPGIDLDISDESVLGDLLDWCDAALGVTCRRTGRPPRVLLPYRCDAPFPKISSAKYESPDGNTHQIEILGKGNQFVAFAIHPDTNKPYAWEGGDPLNVSAADLACCRFRGHRDKVFDGTGEWECREGSSAASSNLRR